The ANME-2 cluster archaeon genome includes the window AAAGTAGAACCATCTACAGAGATTGGAATCGCGCAAGTAATATCAGAAATTGAGATAATAGTATTAAACGAATCTAAAAGTTAATCCAAATATCTGGGTGGATCATTTATTTGGAAAGTCTCAATACATCGTGGACACTTTTGATGTCTATTCTATTTAATGCATCCTTTTTAATGCATCGTGGACATTGACGAAAAAGAAAGAATTGTGCCCTATACCCTTCATAATCCGGTACTTGAAGGTTGACTCGAAATTAGAGCATTGCCATTAAGATTGAGGGGCATTGCACCCCTCTAAATCCCAATTTTTTATTTCTTCCTTGAATACACTGCGATCAGTACCCCAATAATTCCCAACATTATACCGAATCCGGGTATCCCCTTGTCCGAAGTAGTTTCTGGTGTAGGCGTAGGCTCAGCCACTGTACCAAAAGCCGTTGCAGCAGCAGGTTCACCGTCACTTGACCCCTCAACCTGCCCCAGTACCATAAATGTGGAGAATCCAGGGGTCGGCGATGAATACTGGTAGTGTCCGCCAGCCTGCCCGGTCATTGTGGTCTTAAGGAGCTTCCATTTACCATCATGGTGCCTGTATAGGGTAACAGTGGCAGGGTCGATGTTGTTCTCTTCGAACCAGGTTGCTGGTACCTGGAAATTTATAACTGAACTGGAGAACTTATCTTTAGACCATCCACTGGTTCCGACAAATACGTCGACATACTTGTATATTTCACCGGCAGGCGGGTCAGTGGTTATACTGCTAGGCCGGCCTTTCAGGACTTCGATCTTTGCTGCTACCAGGCCATAGGTTTTGTCTGGTGTAACATCAACTGATGTTACTACATTATTGAAGTTGTAGTTCGAAGACTCACCAGCTTGAAGATATATTCTTAAGACAACTGTTTCGTCTACATTCTCAGGTTCATCGCTGGTGCCAATACCACCACTACTGCCGCCTCCACTGCTTGATGGTGGGTTTTCGACGCTAACCGTGGAGTTGTCAGTAGATGCGTTGAAATAATAAGTCAAGTTATAGAACCGAATAGAGAATTTATATGTTCCTGTTGAAGATTCTGTCCGGTTGAAGGAGGCATTTCCGTCTGTTACCGCCTTTGGTGTACCTACTATAATTCCATCCCTTACCAGAGTCGCATTTCCTATAAAGTTTTCAGCATATTCTCCCTGTGTAGTGGCGTTTAGCCAGAAGGTTTTGCCTGGATTAACAGTATTAGTAGCAGGCGGAGAAGATGTGATATTTATATCTCGTTTTGTTATATTCACCTTGAAGGTGTCGGTGTCATTAACTGTGGATGTATTTGTCGAGTTTGCATTCACCCTGACAGTGATTCTCTGAACCGTCGAGTTTGAGACAGTCTGGTTTCCCCATCCGGTCGCGTCCTTGTTCACTGTTCCCAGTGTACATTCTGTAAGCCATGAGACATTGTAGCTCACTTTCATTTTGGTTGCTGTTGCATTTGCTACCGTGACCGAATGGTTCAGGTTGAAATTTCTACCCCAGTCTCTGGTTATCCCGGTGATATTGCTAATTGCCAGAGTTGGTCCATTAATGGTTACAGACGAATTGGAGGTTGAAGCATTGTTGTAATGCGTGAGGTTATAGAACCGTATTGAGAAGTTAAATGTCCCTGCCAGAGGTTCTGTCCTGCTGAAGTTCACATTCCCGCTTGATATATCCTGACTCTCGATAATGGTTCCATCTTTTATCAGACCGGCAGTACCGATGAGTATATCTCCATATTCGTCTCTTGCAGAAGCGTTTATCCAGAAGGTCGTGTCAGGGTCAAAGGTCTGTGCTGGTTTCGGCTGAGATGTGATTTCCATGTTCCGCCTCGTTATGTTTAACTGGAACTTACCTGTGTCGTTTATTGCGGATCCGGTAGTTGATGTTGCATCCACCCTTAGCGTGATGTTTTGCACTGTCGAGTTAGAAAGTGTCTGGTTGTGCCATCTCATTCCGCCTTGTGCTATCGTTCCCATTGTATCGTAATTCAGGATCCATGATACGTTGTAAGTCAGGTTCACGTTGCTAGCGGCTGCATTGGTTACCGTGACCGAGTGGTTCAGGTTAAAGCTTTTTCCCCAGTCGCGGGTTATGTCATTGACGTTGTCGAGAGTCAGTATTGGACCGCGGACAGTTACCGTTGAGTTGCTTGTAGACTTGTTGTCATAATGAGTCGTGTTGTAGAACCGGATTGAGAAATTGAATATTCCGGCAGCAGATTCGTCTGTTGAGAAGTTCGCATTTCCATTCATGACATCAGTAGTATTTACGATACTTCCGTCTTTTATCAGGTCTGCTTTTGCTATGAACGCCTCGTTGTGTTCGTCTTTCGCACTACCGTTTATCCAGAACGTATCACCAACACCCACGGTTTGTTCTGACCCTGGATTTGCTGTTATGGTTATGTCCCGTCTGGTGATGTTGATGCTAAACGTCTCGCTGTCGTTTATTGCAGATCCGGTCGTTGAGGTTGCATCCACCTTGACCGTGATCTTCTGGACTGTCGAGTTTAAGCGTGACTGGTTGTGCCATTTCATCCCGTCTTTTGCTATCGTTCCCATGTTGTTATTATCCGTGATCCAAGAGACATTGTAGGTCACGTTCACGTTGTTTGCGATTGTGTTGGTTACTGTGACCGAGTGGTTCAGGTCAAAGTTCCTGCCCCAGTCGCTTGCTACGTTATCAACGTTTCCGAGAGCAAGTGTTGGACCGTGGACTGTCACAGTTGAGTTGCTTGTGGACGCGTTGTTGTAGTGACTCGTGTTGTAGAACCGGACTGAAAAGTTAAACGTGCCTGCGGTGGACTCTATCCTGCTGAAGTTCACATTTCCGTTTGAGATGGTTTGATTCCCGATGATAACTCCTTCCCGGATCAGATCGGCTTTGCAGATGAGGTCTTCTCCGTGTTCGTCATTTGCTGAAGCGTTTATCCAGAAAGTCGTGTCTGTGCCAACGGATTGCGTGGATTCCGGCTGAGATGTGATATCTATGTTCCGTCTTGTTATGTTTAACAGGAATATCTCGCTGTCGTTTATTGCAGATCCGGTCGTTGAGGTTGCATCCACCTTGACCGCGATCTCCTGTACTGTCAAGTTTGAGCGTGTCTGGTTGTGCCATTTCATCCCGTCTTCTAACATCGTTCCCATGGTGTTGTTATCCGTGATCCATGAGACATTGTAGGTCACGTTCACGTTGTTTGCGATTGCGTTGGTTACTGTGACCGAGTGGTTCAGGTTGAAGTCTCTTCCCCAGTCGCTTGCTACGTTATCAACGTTTCCGAGAGCCAGGGTTGGACCGCGGACTGTCACAGTTGAGTTACTTGTAGACTTGTTGTCGTAATGACTCGTGTTGTAGAACCGGACTGAGAAGTTGAACGTCCCTGCAATGGACTCTATCCTGCTGAAGTTCACGTTTCCGTTTGATATGGTTTGATTCCCGATGATAACTCCTTCCCGGATCAGATCGGCTTTGCAGATGAGGTCTTCTCCGTGTTCGTCATTTGCTGAAGCGTTTATCCAGAAAGTCGTGTCTGTGCCAACGGATTGCGTGGATTCCGGCTGAGATGTGATATCTATGTTCCGTCTTGTTA containing:
- a CDS encoding PGF-pre-PGF domain-containing protein — translated: PTLALGNVDNVASDWGRNFDLNHSVTVTNAAANNVNVTYNVSWITDNNTMGTIAEGGMKWYNQTRSNLTVQKTTVKVDATSSTGSATNDSEIFLFNITRRNIDITSQPESTQSVGTDTTFWINASANDEHGEDLICKADLIREGVIIGNQTISNGNVNFSRIESIAGTFNFSVRFYNTSHYDNKSTSNSTVTVRGPTLALGNVDNVASDWGRDFNLNHSVTVTNAIANNVNVTYNVSWITDNNTMGTMLEDGMKWHNQTRSNLTVQEIAVKVDATSTTGSAINDSEIFLLNITRRNIDITSQPESTQSVGTDTTFWINASANDEHGEDLICKADLIREGVIIGNQTISNGNVNFSRIESTAGTFNFSVRFYNTSHYNNASTSNSTVTVHGPTLALGNVDNVASDWGRNFDLNHSVTVTNTIANNVNVTYNVSWITDNNNMGTIAKDGMKWHNQSRLNSTVQKITVKVDATSTTGSAINDSETFSINITRRDITITANPGSEQTVGVGDTFWINGSAKDEHNEAFIAKADLIKDGSIVNTTDVMNGNANFSTDESAAGIFNFSIRFYNTTHYDNKSTSNSTVTVRGPILTLDNVNDITRDWGKSFNLNHSVTVTNAAASNVNLTYNVSWILNYDTMGTIAQGGMRWHNQTLSNSTVQNITLRVDATSTTGSAINDTGKFQLNITRRNMEITSQPKPAQTFDPDTTFWINASARDEYGDILIGTAGLIKDGTIIESQDISSGNVNFSRTEPLAGTFNFSIRFYNLTHYNNASTSNSSVTINGPTLAISNITGITRDWGRNFNLNHSVTVANATATKMKVSYNVSWLTECTLGTVNKDATGWGNQTVSNSTVQRITVRVNANSTNTSTVNDTDTFKVNITKRDINITSSPPATNTVNPGKTFWLNATTQGEYAENFIGNATLVRDGIIVGTPKAVTDGNASFNRTESSTGTYKFSIRFYNLTYYFNASTDNSTVSVENPPSSSGGGSSGGIGTSDEPENVDETVVLRIYLQAGESSNYNFNNVVTSVDVTPDKTYGLVAAKIEVLKGRPSSITTDPPAGEIYKYVDVFVGTSGWSKDKFSSSVINFQVPATWFEENNIDPATVTLYRHHDGKWKLLKTTMTGQAGGHYQYSSPTPGFSTFMVLGQVEGSSDGEPAAATAFGTVAEPTPTPETTSDKGIPGFGIMLGIIGVLIAVYSRKK